In Pseudoxanthomonas indica, the following are encoded in one genomic region:
- the corA gene encoding magnesium/cobalt transporter CorA codes for MADTNTATAHTLPSCVINCVVYDAHGTRRDITLDQISDVLAIDDGSFVWVGLYEPADAILEKLQEEFCLHDLAVEDAQNAHQRPKLEAYGNSLFLVMHTAQVVDERIQYGETHAFLGPRYLLTVRHGASLSYAPVRERVQREPELLALGPSYGLYAVLDFIVDNYRPIVDAFRETLDVLEKDIFADTYRRVTVVRLYELKRELTKMRLAVAPLQDVLAQLSRTQSALIPEEVRLYFRDVYDHALRVNESTDTLREMLTTALSVNLSLVTLAQGETVKRLGAWAALLAAPTLITSWYGMNFEFMPELHTRYSYPLLIVGVAAVCVGLYALFKKVRWL; via the coding sequence ATGGCTGATACCAACACCGCAACCGCACACACTCTCCCCAGCTGCGTCATCAACTGCGTCGTCTACGACGCCCACGGCACGCGCCGTGACATCACCCTGGATCAGATTAGCGACGTGCTGGCGATCGATGACGGCAGCTTCGTCTGGGTGGGCCTGTACGAACCGGCAGATGCGATCCTGGAGAAACTGCAGGAAGAGTTTTGCCTGCACGATCTGGCGGTGGAGGACGCGCAGAACGCCCATCAACGGCCCAAGCTCGAGGCCTACGGCAACTCACTGTTCCTGGTCATGCACACCGCGCAGGTGGTGGACGAGCGCATCCAGTACGGCGAAACCCACGCCTTCCTCGGCCCGCGCTACCTGTTGACCGTGCGCCACGGCGCCTCGCTGTCGTACGCGCCGGTGCGCGAGCGCGTGCAGCGCGAGCCGGAACTGCTGGCCCTCGGGCCGTCGTATGGCCTGTATGCCGTGCTCGATTTCATCGTCGACAACTACCGGCCGATCGTCGATGCGTTCCGCGAAACCCTGGACGTGCTGGAAAAGGATATCTTCGCCGACACCTACCGGCGCGTGACCGTGGTGCGGCTGTACGAGCTCAAGCGTGAACTGACCAAGATGCGGCTGGCGGTGGCGCCGCTGCAGGATGTGCTGGCCCAGCTCAGTCGCACCCAAAGTGCGTTGATTCCCGAAGAAGTGCGGCTGTACTTCCGCGATGTGTACGACCATGCCTTGCGCGTCAACGAATCCACCGACACCCTGCGCGAAATGCTGACCACCGCCTTGAGCGTGAACCTGTCGCTGGTCACACTGGCGCAGGGCGAAACGGTGAAGCGTCTGGGTGCGTGGGCCGCACTGCTGGCCGCGCCCACGCTGATCACCAGTTGGTACGGCATGAACTTCGAGTTCATGCCCGAGCTGCACACGCGTTACTCGTACCCGCTGCTGATTGTCGGCGTGGCGGCGGTATGTGTCGGCCTGTACGCCTTGTTCAAGAAGGTGCGCTGGCTGTAG
- a CDS encoding HlyC/CorC family transporter, whose amino-acid sequence MSEDDSTPAPEHHETSSGGKRRGWLERLSSAFSGEPNTRDDLVAVLRDAQSDGLIASDTLRMMEGALAVAQLTVGDVMVPRAQMVSLPVEGRFLDLMHQVVESGHSRFPVHGDNKDEILGILLAKDLLRGVVADNGPGSIRELLRPAVLIPESKKLNLLLKEFRLSRNHMAIVVDEYGGVAGVVTIEDVLEQIVGEIDDEHDEAEDEATLIAVQADGQYVVDALTPIADFNESFGADFLDDEYDTVGGLVTAAIGHLPETGEELTLGRFAFRVARADARRIHAFHVTVLADA is encoded by the coding sequence ATGTCTGAAGACGACAGTACCCCGGCGCCGGAACACCACGAGACCAGCTCGGGGGGTAAACGGCGCGGCTGGCTGGAACGCCTGAGTTCGGCGTTTTCCGGTGAACCCAACACACGCGACGACCTGGTCGCGGTCCTGCGCGATGCGCAAAGCGACGGCCTGATTGCCAGCGATACCCTGCGGATGATGGAAGGCGCCCTGGCGGTGGCCCAACTGACCGTGGGCGATGTGATGGTGCCGCGCGCGCAGATGGTGTCGCTGCCGGTGGAGGGCCGCTTCCTGGATCTGATGCACCAGGTGGTGGAGTCCGGCCATTCGCGCTTTCCGGTGCATGGCGACAACAAGGACGAAATCCTCGGCATCCTGCTGGCCAAGGATCTGCTGCGCGGCGTGGTCGCCGACAACGGTCCGGGCAGCATCCGCGAGTTGCTGCGCCCGGCCGTGCTGATTCCCGAGTCGAAGAAACTCAACCTGCTGCTCAAGGAATTCCGCCTGTCGCGCAACCACATGGCGATCGTGGTGGACGAGTACGGCGGCGTGGCCGGCGTGGTCACGATTGAAGACGTGCTGGAACAGATCGTCGGCGAGATTGACGACGAGCACGACGAGGCCGAGGACGAAGCGACCCTGATCGCGGTACAGGCCGACGGCCAGTACGTGGTCGATGCGCTGACCCCGATCGCCGATTTCAACGAAAGCTTTGGCGCGGATTTCCTGGATGACGAATACGACACCGTCGGCGGTCTGGTCACGGCCGCCATCGGCCATCTGCCGGAAACCGGCGAAGAGCTCACCCTGGGCCGGTTTGCCTTCCGCGTGGCGCGCGCCGATGCGCGCCGCATCCATGCCTTCCATGTCACCGTGCTGGCGGATGCCTAA
- a CDS encoding YbdD/YjiX family protein, with amino-acid sequence MGTALVPVEHYQVHRRVWRRLVQTARLCCGVPDYDNYVRHILEKHPDREPMDYKTFFRERQEARYGGKSGFRCC; translated from the coding sequence ATGGGCACCGCGCTCGTTCCTGTCGAGCATTACCAGGTACACCGGCGCGTCTGGCGCCGGCTGGTACAGACGGCGCGACTGTGCTGCGGCGTGCCGGACTATGACAACTATGTCCGGCACATCCTGGAGAAGCATCCGGATCGCGAACCGATGGACTACAAGACCTTCTTCCGCGAACGGCAAGAGGCCCGATACGGCGGCAAGAGTGGGTTCCGCTGCTGTTGA
- a CDS encoding DUF4105 domain-containing protein, which produces MPKSLYRWLLASLLLLCSLSALAAPRVGVATMAPGEIFFERFGHNAIVVVDPQSGAATSYNFGFFDPSESDFIGNFVKGVMQYYLVALPLEQDLAQYRESGRGVRVQWLDLAPEEAQRLADALAARTQINEGRYRYDYFTSNCSTQVRDALDTAMGGRLQPQLAGRSRGNTFRSESVRLASPATWMWLGFDLGLGPNADKPMSRWEEAFVPMRLADSLREARNGAGRPLVQSEVELLPHLIGAEPAEAPRRWTPWLVAGLAIAVALVVLGRRHPRAVAALALPLWLLCTVGGGLLIFLWGFSEHWAAWRNHNLLLLNPLCLLLIPGAIAVLRRRKPAPYFKPVLIAVAVLGLFAWFVQWLPFAFGYQYNQTWIALLAPIHLALAYVFKRPPHVR; this is translated from the coding sequence ATGCCTAAGTCCCTGTATCGCTGGCTGCTCGCCAGCCTGTTGCTGCTGTGTTCGCTGAGTGCGCTGGCCGCGCCGCGCGTGGGCGTGGCGACCATGGCGCCGGGCGAGATCTTCTTCGAGCGCTTCGGCCACAACGCGATCGTGGTGGTGGATCCGCAGTCCGGCGCGGCCACCTCGTACAACTTCGGCTTCTTCGACCCGAGCGAATCCGATTTCATCGGCAACTTCGTCAAAGGCGTGATGCAGTACTACCTGGTCGCGCTGCCGCTGGAACAAGACCTGGCGCAGTACCGCGAGAGTGGTCGCGGGGTGCGCGTGCAGTGGCTGGATCTGGCGCCGGAGGAAGCACAGCGCCTGGCCGATGCATTGGCCGCACGCACGCAGATCAACGAAGGCCGCTACCGCTACGACTACTTCACCTCCAACTGCTCCACCCAGGTACGCGACGCGCTGGACACCGCGATGGGGGGGCGCCTGCAACCGCAGCTGGCCGGCCGTTCACGCGGCAACACCTTCCGCAGCGAAAGCGTGCGCCTGGCATCGCCGGCCACCTGGATGTGGCTGGGCTTTGATCTGGGCCTGGGGCCGAACGCCGACAAACCGATGTCGCGCTGGGAGGAAGCCTTCGTGCCGATGCGCCTGGCCGACAGCCTGCGCGAGGCACGCAACGGCGCCGGCCGGCCGCTGGTGCAGTCCGAAGTGGAATTGCTGCCGCACCTGATTGGCGCCGAGCCAGCGGAAGCCCCGCGCCGCTGGACGCCCTGGCTGGTGGCCGGCCTGGCCATCGCGGTGGCGTTGGTCGTGCTGGGGCGTCGTCATCCACGCGCCGTCGCCGCGCTCGCGCTGCCGTTATGGTTGCTGTGCACGGTGGGCGGTGGCCTGCTGATCTTCCTGTGGGGCTTCAGCGAACACTGGGCCGCCTGGCGCAACCACAACCTGCTGCTGCTCAATCCGCTGTGCCTGCTGCTGATTCCCGGCGCAATCGCGGTGTTGCGCCGCCGCAAACCTGCGCCGTACTTCAAGCCCGTGCTGATCGCGGTGGCGGTGCTCGGTTTGTTCGCCTGGTTCGTACAGTGGCTGCCTTTTGCCTTCGGCTACCAGTACAACCAGACCTGGATTGCCTTGCTCGCGCCCATCCATCTGGCGCTTGCATACGTATTCAAACGGCCGCCTCACGTGCGCTGA
- a CDS encoding carbon starvation CstA family protein, with protein sequence MKGLSKLAWAALAVLGAFALGTVALRRGEHINAIWIVTAAVSLYLIAYRYYSLFIANKVMQLDPTRATPAVINNDGLDYVPTNKHVLFGHHFAAIAGAGPLVGPVLAAQMGYLPGLLWLIVGVVLAGAVQDFMVLFISSRRNGRSLGDLVREEMGQVPGTIALFGAFLIMIIILAVLAMVVVKALAESPWGMFTVMATMPIAILMGVYMRYIRPGKIGEISVVGLILLLLSIWLGGKVGAHPTWGPAFTFTGTQITWMLIGYGFVASVLPVWLLLAPRDYLSTFLKIGTILALAIGIIIVAPDLKMPALTQFTNGDGPVWKGGMFPFLFITIACGAVSGFHALISSGTTPKLLASEGHMRYIGYGGMLMESFVAIMALVAASIIEPGIYFAMNSPASVVGTDVVSVAAKVSEWGFTITPDVLEATARDIGEHTILARAGGAPTLAVGIAQILHSVLPGENTMAFWYHFAILFEALFILTAVDAGTRAGRFMLQDLLGNFVPALRRTESWTANLIATGGCVALWGYLLYQGVVDPYGGIQTLWPLFGISNQMLAGIALMLGTVVLFKMKRDRYAWVTAVPATWLLICTTTAGFIKIFDSNPAQGFLAQAHKFQAAIASNTITAPAKTVAQMQQIVTNAYVNTGLTALFLFVVFSTLIYAIKAIIVARRTPARTDKETNYVQVDPQQLANL encoded by the coding sequence ATGAAAGGTCTTTCCAAACTCGCCTGGGCGGCGCTGGCCGTGCTGGGCGCGTTCGCGCTGGGCACCGTGGCCCTGCGCCGCGGCGAACACATCAATGCCATCTGGATCGTCACCGCCGCGGTGTCGCTCTACCTGATTGCGTATCGGTACTACAGCCTCTTCATCGCCAACAAGGTGATGCAGCTGGACCCCACCCGGGCCACGCCGGCCGTCATCAACAATGACGGCCTGGACTATGTGCCCACCAACAAGCATGTGTTGTTCGGCCATCACTTCGCCGCCATTGCCGGCGCCGGCCCGCTGGTGGGCCCGGTGCTTGCAGCGCAGATGGGCTACCTGCCCGGCCTGCTCTGGTTGATCGTCGGCGTGGTGCTGGCCGGCGCGGTGCAGGACTTCATGGTCCTGTTCATTTCATCGCGTCGCAATGGTCGTTCGCTCGGCGATCTGGTGCGCGAGGAAATGGGCCAGGTGCCCGGCACCATTGCGCTGTTCGGCGCCTTCCTGATCATGATCATCATCCTGGCGGTATTGGCCATGGTGGTGGTCAAAGCCTTGGCGGAAAGCCCCTGGGGCATGTTCACGGTCATGGCCACCATGCCCATCGCGATCCTGATGGGCGTGTACATGCGCTACATCCGCCCCGGCAAGATTGGCGAAATCTCGGTGGTTGGCCTGATCCTGTTGCTGCTGTCGATCTGGCTGGGCGGCAAGGTCGGCGCGCACCCGACCTGGGGCCCGGCGTTTACCTTCACCGGCACCCAGATCACCTGGATGCTGATTGGCTACGGCTTTGTCGCCTCGGTGCTGCCGGTGTGGCTGCTGCTGGCGCCGCGTGACTATCTGTCCACCTTCCTCAAGATCGGCACCATCCTGGCGCTGGCGATCGGCATCATCATCGTCGCCCCGGATCTGAAAATGCCGGCGCTGACCCAGTTCACCAACGGCGACGGCCCGGTGTGGAAGGGCGGCATGTTCCCGTTCCTGTTCATCACCATCGCCTGCGGCGCGGTGTCCGGTTTCCATGCGCTGATTTCCTCCGGCACCACGCCCAAGCTGCTCGCCAGCGAAGGCCATATGCGCTACATCGGCTACGGCGGCATGCTGATGGAATCGTTCGTGGCGATCATGGCGCTGGTGGCCGCGTCGATCATCGAACCGGGCATCTACTTCGCCATGAACAGTCCGGCTTCGGTGGTGGGCACGGATGTGGTCTCGGTCGCGGCCAAGGTCAGCGAATGGGGCTTCACCATCACGCCCGACGTGCTGGAAGCGACCGCGCGCGACATCGGCGAGCACACCATCCTGGCGCGTGCCGGCGGTGCGCCGACGTTGGCGGTGGGCATCGCACAGATCCTGCACAGCGTGTTGCCGGGCGAGAACACGATGGCGTTCTGGTACCACTTCGCCATCCTGTTCGAAGCACTGTTCATCCTGACTGCCGTGGATGCAGGCACGCGTGCCGGCCGCTTCATGCTGCAGGACCTGCTGGGCAACTTCGTGCCGGCGCTGCGCCGCACCGAATCCTGGACCGCCAACCTGATCGCCACCGGCGGTTGCGTGGCGCTGTGGGGTTACCTGCTCTATCAGGGCGTGGTGGATCCCTACGGCGGCATCCAGACGCTGTGGCCGCTGTTCGGCATCTCCAACCAGATGCTGGCGGGTATCGCACTGATGCTGGGCACGGTGGTGCTGTTCAAGATGAAGCGTGACCGCTACGCCTGGGTCACCGCGGTGCCGGCAACGTGGCTGCTGATCTGCACCACCACGGCGGGCTTCATCAAGATCTTCGACAGCAATCCGGCCCAGGGCTTCCTGGCACAGGCGCACAAGTTCCAGGCGGCGATCGCCAGCAACACCATCACCGCACCGGCCAAGACCGTTGCTCAGATGCAGCAGATCGTCACCAACGCCTACGTCAACACCGGGCTGACGGCGCTGTTCCTGTTCGTGGTGTTCAGCACACTGATCTACGCGATCAAGGCGATTATCGTCGCCCGCCGCACCCCTGCCCGCACCGACAAGGAAACCAACTACGTGCAGGTGGATCCGCAGCAGCTGGCCAACCTCTGA
- a CDS encoding glycoside hydrolase family 97 protein — MLLRLFALAVLALPLAAPAAQPAPKAASARVTSPDGRIAVDLSSDPDGRPIYSVSRDGKALLAPSHLGFLLADTPKLDRAFAVTQPRTRSFDETWEQPWGERRQIRNHYNELRVTLKETAKTARRLDLVFRVYDDGLGFRYEFPQQASLPQLNIREELTEFVLAQPATTWWIPAGEWNREEYLYHRTPVEEVGIAQTPITFKLANGTHLSIHEAALIDYSGMNLTRVEGRRFKALLTPGLDGVKVRRQAPFNTPWRTVQIADDAAGLAMSSLILNLNDPNVLGDVSWVKPMKYVGVWWEMHQDLKTWSSGPRHGATNENVMKHIDFAAKNGFGGVLVEGWNVGWDGDWFGNGDDFSFTRSYPDFDLEKLSAYAKSKGVEIIGHHETSANAAHYESQMEAAFDLYQQVGVHAVKTGYVSDAGEAKVIGADGKRHYAWHEGQDMARHHLKVVTEAAKRHISINAHEPIKDTGLRRTWPNTIDREGARGMEYSAWGNPGNPPEHEANLVFTRLLAGPMDYTPGIFGMKTRAPDGVATTWAKQLALYVVIYSPLQMAADLLENYEANPRPFQFIKDVPVDWEDTRVLNGEVGDYVTIARKDRHSDNWYLGAVSDEEARTLKAPLAFLDKGRKYTAQIYRDGDKANWKTAREDIVIEEREVTSADTLTLKLAPGGGQAIRFIAR; from the coding sequence ATGCTGCTCCGACTGTTCGCTCTCGCCGTCCTGGCGCTTCCACTGGCCGCACCGGCGGCGCAACCCGCACCCAAGGCCGCCTCGGCGCGGGTGACCTCGCCGGATGGCCGCATTGCCGTCGATCTGAGCTCCGATCCCGATGGCCGGCCGATCTACTCGGTCAGCCGCGATGGCAAGGCCCTGCTCGCGCCTTCGCACCTGGGCTTCCTGCTGGCCGACACGCCAAAACTTGACCGCGCGTTCGCGGTGACCCAGCCGCGCACGCGCAGCTTCGACGAAACCTGGGAACAGCCCTGGGGCGAACGCAGGCAGATCCGCAACCACTACAACGAACTGCGGGTCACGCTCAAAGAGACTGCAAAGACCGCGCGCCGTCTGGACCTGGTGTTCCGCGTCTATGACGACGGCCTGGGCTTCCGCTACGAGTTCCCGCAACAGGCGTCGCTGCCGCAGCTCAACATCCGCGAAGAGCTGACCGAGTTCGTGCTGGCGCAGCCGGCCACCACCTGGTGGATTCCGGCCGGCGAGTGGAACCGAGAGGAGTATCTCTACCACCGCACGCCGGTGGAGGAAGTGGGCATTGCGCAGACGCCCATCACCTTCAAGCTGGCCAACGGCACGCATCTGTCGATCCACGAAGCCGCGCTGATCGACTACTCCGGCATGAACCTGACGCGGGTGGAAGGCCGCCGCTTCAAGGCCTTGCTCACGCCGGGCCTGGATGGGGTCAAGGTGCGCCGGCAGGCGCCCTTCAACACGCCCTGGCGCACCGTGCAGATCGCCGATGACGCCGCCGGGCTGGCGATGTCCAGCCTGATCCTCAACCTCAACGATCCCAACGTGCTCGGCGATGTGTCGTGGGTCAAGCCGATGAAGTACGTCGGCGTGTGGTGGGAGATGCACCAGGATCTGAAGACCTGGTCGTCCGGTCCGCGCCACGGCGCCACCAACGAGAACGTGATGAAGCACATCGACTTCGCCGCCAAGAACGGCTTCGGCGGCGTGCTGGTGGAAGGCTGGAACGTGGGCTGGGATGGCGACTGGTTCGGCAATGGCGATGACTTCAGCTTCACCCGGTCGTACCCGGATTTCGATCTGGAAAAACTCAGCGCCTATGCCAAATCCAAGGGCGTGGAGATCATCGGCCACCACGAGACCTCGGCCAACGCCGCCCACTACGAATCGCAGATGGAAGCCGCGTTCGATCTGTACCAGCAGGTCGGCGTGCATGCGGTCAAGACCGGTTACGTCTCCGACGCCGGCGAAGCCAAGGTGATCGGCGCCGACGGCAAGCGCCACTACGCCTGGCATGAGGGCCAGGACATGGCGCGCCATCACCTGAAAGTGGTGACCGAGGCGGCCAAGCGCCACATCAGCATCAACGCACACGAACCGATCAAGGACACCGGCCTGCGCCGCACCTGGCCCAATACCATCGATCGCGAAGGGGCACGCGGCATGGAATACAGCGCCTGGGGCAACCCCGGAAATCCGCCCGAGCACGAAGCCAACCTGGTGTTTACCCGCCTGCTGGCCGGTCCGATGGATTACACGCCCGGCATCTTCGGCATGAAGACCCGCGCGCCCGATGGCGTGGCCACCACCTGGGCCAAGCAGCTGGCGCTGTACGTGGTGATCTACAGCCCGCTGCAGATGGCCGCGGATCTGCTGGAGAACTACGAAGCCAATCCGCGTCCGTTCCAGTTCATCAAGGACGTTCCGGTGGATTGGGAAGACACCCGCGTGCTCAATGGCGAAGTGGGCGACTACGTGACCATCGCGCGCAAGGATCGCCACAGCGACAACTGGTACCTGGGCGCGGTGTCGGATGAAGAGGCGCGCACGTTGAAGGCGCCGCTGGCCTTCCTCGACAAGGGCCGCAAATACACCGCGCAGATTTACCGCGACGGTGACAAGGCCAACTGGAAGACCGCGCGCGAGGACATCGTGATTGAGGAGCGTGAAGTGACCTCGGCCGATACGCTCACGCTCAAGCTGGCGCCGGGTGGCGGGCAGGCGATTCGGTTCATCGCGCGGTGA